A single genomic interval of Bradyrhizobium sp. CCBAU 53338 harbors:
- a CDS encoding ABC transporter substrate-binding protein has product MIRLIAALALALAGAGLASAQTTLRVGDQKGNARAVMEAAGLLNDVPYKIEWKEFPAAAPLLEALSAGAIETGLVGDAPFTFAAASGAPVKAIAAIRQTREGLAILVPESSAIKTFADLRGKKIATGRGSIGHQLILAALEKNGWSAGDVQIAFLAPSDAKIAYTQGSVDAWSTWEPYVSQEEVLFKSRRIITSEGLTPGLSFQVARSDAIRDKRTELNDFIRRLTAARAWSLNNIDSYAATWGKWMNIPTSVPQNWLSRAKIRIAPIDDGVVADEQGTIDLYFRWGLIKQKLVAAEIVDRSFADAIGKAGF; this is encoded by the coding sequence ATGATCCGGCTCATCGCTGCTTTGGCGCTCGCCCTTGCGGGCGCCGGTCTCGCCAGCGCGCAGACGACGCTGCGCGTCGGTGACCAGAAGGGCAATGCGCGGGCGGTGATGGAAGCCGCGGGCCTGCTCAACGACGTTCCCTACAAGATCGAATGGAAGGAGTTTCCGGCCGCGGCGCCGCTGCTGGAAGCGCTCAGCGCCGGCGCGATCGAGACCGGGCTGGTCGGAGACGCGCCCTTCACTTTCGCCGCCGCCTCCGGCGCGCCCGTCAAGGCGATCGCCGCGATCCGGCAGACGCGCGAGGGGCTCGCGATCCTCGTGCCCGAGAGCTCGGCGATCAAGACCTTCGCCGACCTGCGCGGTAAAAAGATCGCGACCGGCCGTGGCTCGATCGGGCATCAGCTGATCCTGGCCGCGCTCGAAAAGAACGGCTGGAGTGCCGGTGACGTGCAGATCGCATTCCTGGCGCCGTCCGATGCCAAAATCGCCTACACGCAAGGTTCGGTCGATGCTTGGTCGACCTGGGAGCCGTACGTCAGCCAGGAAGAGGTGCTGTTCAAATCGCGCCGCATCATCACCTCGGAAGGCCTGACGCCGGGCCTCAGCTTCCAGGTGGCGCGATCCGATGCCATCAGGGACAAGCGCACCGAGCTCAACGACTTCATCCGTCGCCTCACCGCGGCGCGCGCGTGGTCGCTGAACAATATCGACAGCTATGCCGCGACCTGGGGCAAGTGGATGAACATCCCGACATCAGTACCGCAGAACTGGCTCTCGCGCGCAAAAATCCGGATCGCGCCGATCGACGACGGCGTGGTTGCGGACGAGCAGGGCACGATTGATCTGTATTTCCGCTGGGGCCTCATCAAGCAGAAGCTGGTTGCGGCGGAGATCGTCGATCGTTCGTTTGCTGATGCGATCGGAAAGGCGGGGTTCTGA
- a CDS encoding ABC transporter ATP-binding protein: MVEAIVHPAAGAALDIEQVGHAFDIDGAALPVLSDVSIAVEPGEFVALLGPSGCGKSTLLRLVAGLDKPKAGSLREDEVRIVRPHPSRVVVFQDPTLFPWRSVWDNVALGLEAQGILKSQRQRVDDALDLVGLSSFRNAYPHQLSGGMAQRVALARALVNDPKILILDEPLGKLDSLTRITMQAELVSLWQRKGFTTLLVTHDAEEALVLANRVIVFSERPARVKADIRVDRPYPRHRGDPYLADLRRQILGLLGLDATW; this comes from the coding sequence ATGGTAGAGGCAATCGTGCATCCGGCCGCCGGTGCCGCGCTCGACATCGAGCAGGTCGGCCATGCCTTCGACATCGACGGCGCCGCGCTGCCGGTGCTGAGCGATGTCAGCATCGCCGTCGAGCCCGGCGAGTTCGTCGCGCTGCTGGGGCCTTCCGGCTGCGGCAAGTCGACCTTGCTGCGGCTGGTGGCAGGGCTCGACAAGCCCAAGGCGGGAAGTCTGCGCGAGGACGAAGTCCGCATCGTCAGGCCGCATCCGTCACGCGTCGTCGTGTTCCAGGATCCGACCCTGTTTCCCTGGCGGTCGGTCTGGGACAACGTCGCCCTGGGCCTCGAAGCCCAGGGCATTCTGAAGAGCCAGCGGCAGCGTGTCGATGATGCGCTCGATCTCGTCGGACTGTCGTCGTTCCGCAATGCCTATCCGCACCAGCTCTCCGGCGGCATGGCGCAGCGCGTGGCGCTGGCGCGGGCGCTGGTGAACGATCCCAAGATCCTGATTTTGGATGAGCCGCTCGGCAAGCTCGACTCGCTGACCCGCATCACCATGCAGGCCGAGCTGGTCTCGTTGTGGCAGCGCAAGGGCTTTACCACGCTCCTCGTCACGCATGATGCCGAGGAGGCGCTGGTGCTCGCCAACCGCGTCATCGTCTTCAGCGAGCGTCCGGCGCGCGTGAAGGCCGACATCCGCGTCGACCGTCCCTATCCGCGCCATCGCGGCGATCCATATCTTGCGGACCTGCGCCGCCAGATTCTTGGCCTGCTGGGATTGGATGCAACATGGTGA
- a CDS encoding acyl-CoA dehydrogenase family protein has translation MVTSIAQGRVAHGEPDYIARAEALAPGFAVRAAEHDRAASFPFQNFRELSEAGLLSLTVSAALGGAGAGARYAARVLGIIGKADPSTALVLSMHYINHLVMARSPTWPARLSRKLARESVEGLALINALRVEPELGSPARGGLPATVARRTETGWRLSGHKIYSTGAPILKWYLVWARTDEAEPRVGQFLVPAGLPGTRIVETWDHHGLRASGSHDVIFDDVVIPLDAEVDVRKPADWRAPDVAQATVHTVFVAAIYDGIARAARDWFVQFLKQRVPASLGAPLATLPRAQEILGAIEARLAVNARLLDTFARDFDDGVDLSNGESNVIKLTVTNNAVAAVEDALSLTGNHGLSRSNPLERHYRDVLCGRVHTPQDDATRTGLGRAALGL, from the coding sequence ATGGTGACTTCTATCGCTCAGGGACGGGTGGCGCATGGCGAACCCGACTATATCGCGCGCGCCGAGGCGCTTGCGCCGGGCTTTGCCGTGCGCGCAGCCGAGCACGACCGCGCCGCCAGCTTTCCCTTCCAGAACTTTCGCGAGCTCTCCGAAGCCGGCCTGCTGTCACTGACGGTGTCGGCGGCTCTCGGCGGGGCCGGCGCGGGCGCACGATATGCCGCGCGTGTGCTCGGCATCATCGGCAAGGCCGATCCGTCGACCGCGCTGGTGCTGTCGATGCACTACATCAATCATTTGGTGATGGCGCGCAGCCCGACCTGGCCGGCGCGGCTGTCGCGCAAGCTTGCGCGCGAAAGCGTCGAGGGCCTCGCGCTCATCAATGCGCTCCGGGTCGAGCCCGAACTCGGCTCGCCCGCGCGGGGCGGCCTGCCGGCGACAGTGGCCCGCCGCACCGAGACCGGCTGGCGGCTCTCTGGCCACAAGATCTACTCGACCGGCGCGCCGATCCTGAAATGGTATCTGGTATGGGCGCGGACCGACGAAGCCGAGCCGCGGGTGGGCCAGTTCCTGGTGCCGGCAGGCCTGCCGGGAACGCGGATCGTCGAGACCTGGGACCATCACGGCCTGCGCGCCAGCGGCAGCCATGACGTCATTTTCGACGACGTCGTGATCCCGCTCGACGCCGAGGTCGATGTCCGCAAGCCCGCCGACTGGCGCGCCCCCGACGTCGCGCAGGCGACCGTCCACACCGTCTTCGTCGCCGCGATCTATGATGGTATTGCCCGTGCGGCGCGCGACTGGTTCGTCCAGTTCCTGAAGCAGCGCGTGCCCGCCAGCCTCGGCGCGCCGCTTGCCACGCTGCCGCGCGCGCAGGAAATCCTCGGTGCGATCGAGGCCAGGCTCGCGGTTAATGCTCGGCTGCTCGACACCTTCGCCCGCGACTTCGACGACGGCGTCGATCTCTCCAACGGCGAATCCAACGTCATCAAGCTGACGGTCACCAACAATGCGGTCGCCGCGGTCGAGGACGCGCTGTCGCTGACCGGCAATCACGGCCTATCCCGCAGCAATCCGCTGGAGCGGCATTATCGCGATGTCCTGTGCGGGCGCGTGCACACGCCGCAGGACGATGCCACGCGCACCGGCCTCGGCCGCGCCGCATTGGGCCTCTAG
- a CDS encoding helix-turn-helix domain-containing protein: protein MSSPKSNAALERLGHDLRSARLRRRVAVADLAARAGTSPSTIARLEKGDPGVAVGTLADVLVSLGLIENLADLVDIRKDDLGLALTSERLPQRGRSYAARLRKQERQGDKDGKNEPDDVDPNGVAF from the coding sequence ATGAGTTCGCCCAAATCCAATGCCGCGCTTGAACGTCTTGGTCACGACCTTCGATCGGCTCGCCTGCGCCGTCGTGTGGCTGTGGCCGACTTGGCTGCGCGCGCGGGTACGTCGCCTAGCACCATCGCACGCCTGGAAAAAGGCGATCCGGGAGTCGCCGTAGGCACGCTCGCGGACGTGCTCGTCTCTCTCGGGCTTATCGAGAATCTCGCCGATCTCGTCGATATACGGAAAGACGATCTGGGTTTGGCGTTGACGTCGGAGCGGTTGCCGCAGCGCGGTCGATCGTACGCTGCAAGGCTGCGCAAGCAGGAGAGGCAGGGCGACAAGGACGGGAAAAACGAACCGGACGATGTTGATCCGAACGGCGTGGCCTTCTGA
- a CDS encoding ABC transporter permease yields the protein MSTYSLSDGLASGAPRTTTAFASWVRESGAGVFASIAWIAFGLSCLWWEDVGDWSRTHSLGIAALVIAAVVLFGTVGADYLGTAGRALRQRAPWLIALGAFLTLWEVATAKFAWLPLPFFPPPQAIIEVYTDDLPKLLDSLFASVKLQLGGYIIGAAVGFLTGVSIGWSRAVGYWVHPVLRFIGPLPATAWLPIAFFTFPSSWSASTFLIALATGFPVTVLTWSGVASVSSAYYDVARTLGEKPSFLVLKVAIPAALPHVFVGLFMGLGASFAVLVVAEMIGVKAGLGWYLQWAQGWAAYANMYAALIVMSLLCSGAITLLFAIRDRLLVWQKGTVKW from the coding sequence ATGTCGACGTATTCTCTGTCTGACGGGCTCGCCTCCGGCGCGCCGCGGACCACGACGGCGTTTGCCAGCTGGGTGCGCGAGTCCGGCGCCGGGGTTTTCGCCAGCATCGCGTGGATTGCCTTCGGCCTCTCCTGCCTGTGGTGGGAGGATGTCGGCGACTGGTCGCGCACCCATTCGCTCGGCATCGCGGCGCTCGTCATTGCCGCGGTCGTGTTGTTCGGGACCGTCGGCGCCGACTATCTGGGCACGGCGGGCAGGGCGCTGCGCCAGCGCGCGCCCTGGCTCATCGCGCTCGGCGCGTTCCTGACGCTGTGGGAGGTCGCGACCGCCAAGTTTGCCTGGCTGCCGCTGCCGTTCTTCCCGCCGCCGCAGGCGATCATCGAGGTCTATACCGACGATCTGCCGAAGCTGCTCGACAGCCTGTTCGCCTCGGTCAAGCTGCAGCTCGGCGGCTACATCATTGGCGCTGCGGTCGGCTTCCTGACGGGGGTGTCGATCGGCTGGTCGCGCGCGGTCGGCTATTGGGTGCACCCGGTGCTGCGCTTCATCGGGCCGCTGCCGGCAACCGCCTGGCTGCCGATCGCGTTCTTCACCTTCCCCTCGAGCTGGAGCGCGTCGACCTTTCTGATCGCGCTCGCGACCGGTTTTCCCGTCACGGTGCTGACATGGTCGGGCGTCGCGAGTGTCAGCAGTGCTTATTACGATGTCGCGCGGACGCTCGGGGAAAAACCGTCCTTCCTGGTGCTGAAGGTCGCGATCCCTGCCGCGCTGCCGCACGTCTTCGTTGGGCTGTTCATGGGGCTCGGCGCCTCCTTTGCCGTGCTCGTCGTCGCCGAGATGATCGGCGTAAAGGCCGGTCTCGGCTGGTACCTGCAATGGGCGCAGGGCTGGGCTGCCTATGCCAACATGTATGCGGCGCTGATCGTGATGTCGCTGCTCTGCTCCGGCGCGATCACGCTGCTGTTTGCGATCCGCGACCGTCTGCTGGTCTGGCAGAAGGGGACCGTGAAATGGTAG
- a CDS encoding VOC family protein, whose translation MAIPRPVFRPPFNMTRASHVVLAVKDLKESKRFYVDALGFVVSSEDENRLYLRGLEEGCHHSLVLEQGGKPSAQHIGFRVLTEEDLDAAEAFFRDLGHRPTWVEVPHQARTLRVSDAAGVPLDICASMETRPRLILQSSRFSGACPQRLDHFQILTPHVDRALEFYTRLGFRLSEYITQDGSEEPSFVFLQRKGNPHDIVFAPGPGPGPLLHHAAFTIPETYHLMFICDLLAEMGFGRSVEYGPARHFAPGYARFVYLRDPDGHRIELFNTHYQTIDIEDEPLKWEMAKVLAGGWGPPPPQSWMTEAAPFGAAE comes from the coding sequence ATGGCGATACCGCGACCCGTATTTCGTCCACCGTTCAACATGACCCGAGCAAGCCATGTCGTGCTCGCGGTGAAAGACCTGAAAGAGAGCAAGCGCTTCTACGTCGACGCGCTCGGATTCGTAGTCAGCAGCGAAGACGAAAACCGCCTCTACCTCCGAGGACTCGAAGAAGGTTGCCATCATTCCCTCGTTCTGGAACAGGGCGGCAAGCCGAGCGCGCAACACATTGGCTTTCGCGTTCTGACCGAAGAGGATTTGGATGCTGCAGAAGCTTTCTTCCGGGATCTAGGTCATCGTCCGACCTGGGTCGAGGTACCTCATCAGGCTCGTACGCTGCGTGTTTCCGACGCCGCGGGTGTTCCTCTCGATATTTGCGCCTCCATGGAAACGAGGCCTCGTCTGATCTTGCAATCCAGCCGTTTTAGCGGCGCCTGTCCGCAGCGGCTCGACCATTTTCAGATTTTGACACCACACGTGGACCGGGCGCTCGAATTCTACACTCGTCTCGGATTCAGACTGTCGGAGTACATTACGCAGGACGGATCGGAAGAACCGAGCTTCGTTTTCCTGCAGAGAAAGGGCAATCCGCACGACATAGTGTTCGCCCCAGGTCCGGGCCCAGGACCTCTCCTTCATCACGCCGCCTTCACCATCCCGGAGACCTACCATCTCATGTTCATCTGCGATCTGCTCGCCGAGATGGGCTTCGGTAGGTCGGTGGAGTACGGCCCGGCGCGCCATTTCGCTCCCGGATATGCCCGCTTCGTTTATCTCCGCGACCCGGACGGACACCGCATCGAACTGTTCAACACTCACTACCAGACGATCGACATCGAGGACGAACCGCTCAAATGGGAGATGGCGAAGGTATTGGCCGGTGGATGGGGCCCCCCTCCTCCCCAATCGTGGATGACCGAGGCAGCTCCGTTCGGCGCGGCAGAATAG
- a CDS encoding type II toxin-antitoxin system VapB family antitoxin: MAFHIKNPDTDALARRIAALKKIGLTEAVHTALTHELEREQGKPTLVDLGVQFCRDLRARGNPQKSRPADKVFRDGLYEVD, translated from the coding sequence ATGGCTTTCCATATTAAGAATCCTGATACTGACGCGCTGGCCCGCAGGATCGCGGCGCTCAAGAAGATCGGCCTCACCGAGGCCGTGCATACGGCGCTCACCCATGAGCTGGAGCGTGAGCAGGGTAAGCCTACCTTGGTCGACTTGGGCGTACAGTTCTGTCGCGATCTCCGGGCCAGGGGCAATCCGCAAAAAAGTAGGCCGGCAGACAAGGTGTTTCGCGACGGCCTTTACGAAGTTGACTGA
- a CDS encoding LLM class flavin-dependent oxidoreductase, with protein sequence MSVEFIGFIANSNASETIVRQGPILDPAYIETVAKAHELAGFDRALLAFHSTTPDALQVAQHVLTITKQLKVMIAQRPGFTAPTLLARQLATLDQLYGGRVSLHVITGGNAAELRQDGNTFDDKDERYARTSEFLDVVRLEWTSEKPFNYSGKYYTVENGFSQVKPLQKGGIYTFVGGGSDAAIEVSGKYADTFALWGESYAQVRDVTARVRAAAAKHGRPSPRFSLSVRPILAETEEKAWQKAEHILERATALQDQTGYRRPNHATDGAKRLLALADQGARIDKRLWTEIAKLTGANSNTTALVGTPEQVAEVFADYYDLGVSHFLIRGFDPLPDAIDYGRELIPLTRKLIATRDQQRGIAAE encoded by the coding sequence ATGTCGGTCGAGTTCATCGGCTTTATCGCCAACAGCAATGCTTCCGAGACCATCGTGCGCCAGGGACCGATCCTCGATCCCGCTTATATCGAGACGGTGGCAAAAGCACATGAGCTTGCCGGTTTCGACCGCGCGCTGCTCGCGTTTCATTCCACCACGCCGGATGCGCTGCAAGTTGCCCAGCATGTGCTGACCATCACCAAACAGCTCAAGGTGATGATTGCGCAGCGGCCGGGCTTCACCGCGCCGACGTTGCTGGCGCGCCAGCTCGCCACGCTCGACCAGCTCTATGGCGGCCGCGTCTCGCTGCACGTCATCACCGGCGGCAATGCCGCCGAGCTGCGTCAGGACGGCAACACCTTCGACGACAAGGACGAACGCTACGCCCGCACCAGCGAATTCCTCGACGTGGTCAGGCTGGAATGGACCAGCGAAAAGCCGTTCAACTACAGCGGCAAATATTACACCGTCGAGAACGGTTTCTCCCAGGTGAAGCCGCTGCAGAAGGGCGGCATCTACACCTTCGTCGGCGGCGGCTCGGATGCCGCGATCGAGGTCTCGGGCAAGTATGCCGACACGTTTGCGCTCTGGGGCGAGTCCTATGCGCAGGTGCGCGACGTCACGGCGCGGGTGCGCGCAGCGGCTGCGAAACACGGGCGGCCGAGTCCGCGCTTCAGCCTGTCGGTGCGGCCGATCCTCGCTGAGACCGAGGAGAAGGCCTGGCAGAAGGCGGAGCACATCCTCGAACGCGCAACTGCGCTCCAGGACCAGACCGGCTATCGCCGGCCAAACCACGCCACCGACGGCGCCAAGCGGCTCCTGGCGCTGGCTGACCAGGGCGCGCGCATTGACAAGCGGCTGTGGACCGAGATCGCAAAGCTCACCGGCGCCAACAGCAACACCACCGCGCTGGTCGGCACGCCCGAGCAGGTCGCCGAGGTCTTCGCCGATTATTATGATCTTGGCGTCAGCCATTTCCTGATCCGCGGCTTCGATCCGCTGCCCGATGCCATCGACTACGGCCGCGAGCTGATCCCGCTGACGCGCAAGCTGATCGCGACACGCGACCAGCAACGGGGCATCGCGGCGGAATGA
- a CDS encoding WGR domain-containing protein yields the protein MLTIEPTLFGDTALVREWGRLGGHGQRRLDLFDGHVQRRLSPGSSARPVVVTYSGTFAWSRLRRAASGLIWRKSPIKVCQSNPKVFRIYSENCSIP from the coding sequence GTGCTGACGATCGAGCCGACGCTGTTTGGCGATACAGCATTGGTGCGCGAATGGGGCCGCCTCGGTGGGCACGGCCAACGGCGGCTCGATCTGTTCGATGGGCACGTGCAGAGGCGCTTGAGTCCTGGTTCAAGCGCAAGACCCGTCGTGGTTACGTACAGCGGCACTTTCGCTTGGAGCCGGCTGCGACGTGCGGCAAGCGGTCTGATCTGGAGAAAATCTCCAATTAAAGTATGTCAAAGTAATCCGAAGGTATTTCGAATCTATTCCGAGAATTGCAGTATTCCATAG
- a CDS encoding ABC transporter substrate-binding protein, which produces MGNDIKRNGSSLDRRHLLQAGLAAAFAAPFGALGAQAFVPQAPAPGIDFSEFPLCRTAADGPVLTGAPRKLKLSWNAGAVCLAPLPVAIEHGFFQKQNLDVELVNYSGSTDQLLEAIATGKSDAGLGMALRWLKPLEQGFDVKIAAGTHGGCMRVLSRADSGVNKLADLKGKIGAVGDLAGPDKNFFSIQLAKLGIDPNKDVDWRAYPGNLLDVAVQKGEVQAFLSSDPLAYLWLKDTQYREVASNLDGDYRDKSCCIVGLRGSLVREEPQVARAITQALLDAAMFTSQNPAVAAKSFQPYAPKAATLADIEGMVRYHTHHHHPTGEVLKRELKAYADDLKSVQVFKQSTDTTKFAERIYVDVFSV; this is translated from the coding sequence ATGGGAAACGACATTAAGCGCAACGGATCGAGCCTCGACCGGCGTCATTTGCTTCAGGCGGGACTGGCGGCGGCCTTTGCGGCCCCGTTCGGCGCCCTGGGCGCACAGGCGTTTGTGCCGCAGGCGCCCGCGCCTGGCATAGACTTCTCGGAATTCCCGCTATGCCGCACGGCCGCGGACGGTCCTGTGCTCACGGGAGCCCCGCGCAAGCTAAAGCTCTCGTGGAATGCCGGCGCGGTGTGCCTTGCGCCGCTGCCTGTTGCGATCGAGCACGGCTTCTTCCAGAAGCAGAATCTCGATGTCGAGCTCGTCAACTATTCCGGTTCGACCGACCAGTTGCTCGAGGCCATCGCGACCGGAAAGAGCGATGCCGGTCTCGGCATGGCGCTGCGCTGGCTGAAACCGCTCGAGCAGGGCTTTGACGTCAAGATCGCCGCCGGCACCCATGGCGGCTGCATGCGCGTGCTGAGCCGCGCCGATTCCGGCGTGAACAAGCTTGCCGATCTCAAGGGCAAGATCGGTGCGGTCGGCGATCTCGCTGGTCCCGACAAGAACTTCTTCTCGATCCAGTTGGCAAAACTCGGCATTGATCCTAACAAGGACGTCGACTGGCGCGCCTATCCCGGCAATCTGCTCGATGTTGCGGTCCAGAAGGGCGAGGTGCAGGCTTTCCTGTCGTCCGACCCGCTTGCCTATCTCTGGCTCAAGGACACCCAGTACAGGGAGGTCGCCTCCAACCTCGATGGCGACTATCGCGACAAGAGCTGCTGCATCGTCGGCCTGCGCGGCTCGCTGGTTCGCGAAGAACCCCAGGTCGCGCGTGCGATCACTCAGGCGCTGCTCGACGCCGCCATGTTCACCTCGCAGAATCCGGCCGTCGCGGCAAAGTCATTCCAGCCCTACGCACCGAAGGCCGCAACGCTCGCCGATATCGAGGGCATGGTGCGCTACCACACCCACCATCATCATCCGACCGGTGAGGTGCTCAAGCGCGAACTGAAGGCTTACGCCGACGATCTCAAGAGCGTGCAGGTCTTCAAGCAGAGCACCGATACGACCAAATTCGCGGAGCGCATCTATGTCGACGTATTCTCTGTCTGA
- a CDS encoding ABC transporter substrate-binding protein: MSINSSDHSITHRLAASLFAAVVTLSTAAASFAADTVVLRVGDQKGGKRSLLEISGYAKDLPYKIEWSEFPAAAPILEALNAGALDVGYTGDLSFLSVYAAGAPIKAIGGTRSDAKTQAILVRQDSPIKSAADLKGKRLAGTRGGWGQFLIDATLEKAQIKLDEATFAPLGPVDAKVALVAGSVDAWAVWEPYVSFATLKDKARVIADGDGLTPTITFIVASDNAIATKRAAVQDLVQRLNKARLWSLDHIAEYARSTAELTKLPEDVLISAYTAQRTSPIVIDEGVVKEVQEASDRSTRYGILPKTLDVSKAVDRSFTAAAAGSN; encoded by the coding sequence ATGAGCATCAACTCTTCGGACCATTCGATCACGCACCGCCTGGCGGCCTCTCTGTTCGCCGCGGTCGTCACCTTGTCGACGGCAGCCGCGTCGTTCGCGGCCGATACAGTCGTGCTGCGCGTCGGCGACCAGAAAGGCGGTAAACGCTCGCTACTCGAGATCTCGGGTTATGCGAAGGACCTGCCTTACAAGATCGAATGGTCGGAATTCCCGGCGGCAGCTCCCATTCTGGAAGCGCTCAACGCCGGCGCGCTCGACGTCGGCTACACGGGCGATCTGTCTTTCCTCTCCGTCTATGCAGCGGGCGCGCCGATCAAGGCGATCGGCGGCACGCGGTCGGATGCCAAGACGCAGGCGATCCTGGTTCGTCAGGATTCACCGATCAAGTCGGCCGCCGACCTCAAGGGCAAGCGCCTCGCTGGTACGCGCGGCGGCTGGGGCCAGTTCCTGATCGATGCAACCCTGGAGAAGGCGCAGATCAAGCTGGACGAGGCGACCTTCGCGCCTCTCGGCCCTGTCGATGCCAAGGTGGCACTGGTGGCGGGGTCAGTCGACGCCTGGGCGGTGTGGGAGCCCTATGTCTCATTCGCGACGTTGAAGGACAAGGCGCGCGTCATCGCCGACGGCGACGGCCTGACGCCGACCATCACCTTCATCGTCGCCTCCGACAATGCCATCGCCACCAAGCGCGCCGCGGTTCAGGACCTCGTGCAACGGCTGAACAAGGCACGGCTGTGGTCGCTGGACCATATTGCGGAATACGCCAGGAGCACGGCCGAGCTGACCAAGCTGCCGGAGGACGTGCTGATCTCGGCCTACACCGCGCAGCGCACCAGCCCGATTGTGATCGACGAGGGCGTGGTGAAAGAGGTGCAGGAAGCCTCCGACCGCTCGACCCGCTACGGCATCCTGCCGAAGACGCTCGACGTCAGCAAAGCCGTCGACCGCAGCTTCACGGCTGCTGCGGCGGGATCGAATTAG
- a CDS encoding type II toxin-antitoxin system HipA family toxin — MTEYYAQVALGEGLTRVGELRFTQTGPRQFSIFTYDPAWAKDPRAFALQPNMPFEGGPFHASAQSGNSREALAGVFSDAAPDSWGRRLLERAYGNGLSEFEYLTLSDDTCRQGALRFIDEHGKIITGKANEAVPRLLDLEAITAIARAYEQGKEISPADMQALAGAGGSGGARPKANVRDGDVLWLAKFTSVHDQHPIEQVEVATLNLARMCGIRIPEVRLELADTKFPVALVQRFDRRGRARIPYISARTALGKTGLELGSYTEIVDFMRTSAPDPQVDFEELYRRMVFTILVSNKDDHLKNHGFLYVGSGRWRLSPMFDVNPAPDRNPHLETAIMEGGTHDRSIKLALEACEFFEITDANARKIIRDTAQRVSDGWRETFRRAGVGRAQSRDYEAAFVHDQSDTALGL; from the coding sequence ATGACTGAATACTACGCCCAAGTAGCCCTTGGCGAAGGCTTAACGCGAGTCGGTGAACTACGCTTCACGCAGACCGGGCCTCGTCAATTTTCGATCTTCACCTATGACCCGGCCTGGGCGAAGGATCCGCGTGCTTTCGCATTGCAGCCGAACATGCCCTTTGAGGGCGGGCCGTTTCATGCGTCGGCGCAGTCTGGCAATTCGCGCGAGGCGCTTGCTGGCGTCTTCTCCGATGCTGCGCCCGACAGCTGGGGGCGCAGACTGCTTGAACGTGCCTATGGCAATGGCCTCTCTGAATTCGAATATCTCACACTGTCCGACGATACATGCCGGCAAGGTGCTCTGCGTTTCATCGATGAACATGGGAAGATCATTACCGGTAAGGCCAACGAAGCGGTACCGCGTCTTCTTGATCTAGAGGCGATCACGGCGATTGCCCGCGCCTACGAACAAGGCAAGGAGATTTCCCCTGCGGACATGCAAGCTCTTGCCGGAGCCGGCGGCTCGGGCGGGGCTCGGCCCAAAGCCAACGTTCGTGACGGCGACGTTCTCTGGCTTGCCAAGTTCACTTCCGTCCACGATCAGCACCCGATCGAACAGGTCGAGGTCGCGACGCTGAACCTTGCCAGGATGTGCGGCATCCGCATTCCAGAGGTCAGACTGGAACTCGCTGACACGAAATTTCCGGTCGCGCTGGTCCAGCGTTTCGATCGACGCGGCCGCGCCCGCATTCCCTACATCTCCGCCCGAACGGCGCTCGGGAAGACAGGCTTAGAGCTCGGTTCGTACACGGAGATTGTCGATTTCATGCGGACGTCAGCTCCGGATCCGCAAGTCGATTTTGAGGAGCTCTATCGGCGGATGGTCTTCACTATCCTTGTTTCGAACAAGGATGATCATCTGAAGAACCATGGCTTCCTGTACGTCGGTTCGGGACGGTGGCGTCTGTCGCCGATGTTCGATGTGAACCCGGCGCCCGATCGCAACCCGCATCTCGAGACGGCGATCATGGAAGGTGGCACGCACGACCGATCAATCAAGCTCGCCCTCGAGGCCTGCGAGTTTTTCGAAATCACCGACGCCAACGCGCGAAAGATCATCCGAGATACAGCTCAACGCGTGTCCGATGGATGGCGGGAAACTTTCCGACGGGCAGGGGTCGGCCGTGCCCAATCGCGCGACTACGAAGCCGCCTTCGTCCATGATCAGAGCGACACAGCGCTTGGTCTATAA